One region of Serinus canaria isolate serCan28SL12 chromosome 25, serCan2020, whole genome shotgun sequence genomic DNA includes:
- the LOC127060436 gene encoding uncharacterized protein LOC127060436: protein MPFKAFKTMAESNNNIPGNTPLGCLLKRWRSEGFYQDLEKEKMIDYCNHWWPEYERVGPEWPLNGSVDYEVITPLMQFLKQNEKWDEVPYLDLFYLLREKKEWQKECGIMVLELKSSECGGCKEKPKCTQCLALTSQPEKDLSLLVAPNVPPAPASASLSSYPPLPRDSSSDDSEEEKPGERKRERKIPNATIKLQPHTPSPGPSGNVQRTPLANRTRQGRKNLGEPKLIAPLREAVGPQGDRVLIKVPFSPGDLVIWKQSVGSYREDPERVAQVVKMIIRTQNPDWNDLQVLLDTLMDSTEKEMVLKAAKERAREAIRLQLAEGTVNDLVPSEDPGWDPNTSGGMGAIKEYQELLLEGIRTGMPKTLNWSKLYSVRQDKSESPSAFLERLKETARKYTNLEVEDEPGKLQLALIFMGQSQDDIRKKLQKLEGEDTRNLDKMLEVGHWKNECPKRNGMNRVGVNSSVVNNNSVGYPMTPGDVAQAMVLGNYQNQS from the exons ATGCCATTTAAAGCGTTTAAAACTATGGCCGAGTCTAATAACAACATACCGGGAAATACTCCGTTAGGGTGCTTATTGAAGCGGTGGAGGAGTGAAGGATTTTATCAGgatttggagaaggaaaagatgattGATTATTGTAATCATTGGTGGCCAGAATATGAAAGGGTAGGGCCAGAGTGGCCGTTGAATGGGTCTGTGGATTATGAGGTAATTACTCCTTTAATGCAGTTTctaaaacaaaatgagaaatgggaTGAGGTGCCGTACTTGGACTTATTCTATCTCctaagggagaaaaaggagtggCAGAAGGAATGTGGAATAATGGTTTTGGAGTTAAAGAGTTCGGAATGCGGAGGGTGTAAAGAAAAACCTAAATGTACTCAATGTTTGGCTCTAACCTCCCAACCAGAGAAGGATTTATCCCTGCTCGTGGCTCCAAAtgttcccccagctcctgcttcgGCTTCCCTTTCTTCGTACCCGCCGTTACCTAGAGATAGTAGTAGCGATGAtagtgaggaagaaaaaccgggggagagaaagagggaacgCAAGATTCCTAACGCAACTATAAAATTACAGCCTCATACCCCCTCTCCCGGCCCTTCTGGAAATGTGCAAAGAACTCCTCTTGCGAACAGGACAAGGCAAGGGCGGAAAAATCTTGGGGAGCCCAAGCTAATAGCTCCCTTAAGGGAAGCAGTGGGACCCCAAGGAGATAGGGTACTAATAAAGGTGCCCTTTTCTCCCGGAGACCTGGTAATTTGGAAGCAGTCTGTGGGAAGCTATCGGGAGGATCCAGAAAGGGTGGCACAGGTGGTAAAAATGATAATTAGAACACAAAACCCGGACTGGAATGATTTGCAGGTGTTGTTAGACACTTTAATGGACTCCACAGAAAAGGAGAtggttttaaaagcagcaaaggagagaGCTAGAGAGGCTATAAGGTTGCAATTAGCGGAAGGAACCGTGAATGATTTAGTGCCGAGTGAAGATCCGGGATGGGATCCAAATACAAGCGGGGGTATGGGTGCAATTAAAGAATACCAAGAATTGTTGCTGGAAGGAATCAGAACCGGTATGCCTAAGACGTTGAACTGGTCTAAACTGTATTCGGTGAGACAGGATAAAAGCGAGTCCCCATCAGCATTCTTGGAAAGATTAAAGGAAACTGCCAGAAAATATACTAATTTAGAAGTGGAGGATGAGCCAGGGAAGCTACAGCTCGCATTAATATTTATGGGGCAATCTCAGGACGATATCcgaaagaaattacagaaattagaGGGAGAGGATACCCGCAACTTGGATAAAATGCTGGAG GTAGGCCATTGGAAGAACGAATGTCCAAAAAGGAACGGGATGAACCGGGTGGGAGTGAACAGCAGTGTGGTAAATAATAATTCAGTGGGCTATCCGATGACTCCAGGAGATGTCGCTCAAGCTATGGTCTTGGGAAATTATCAGAATCAGAGCTGA
- the LOC127060580 gene encoding uncharacterized protein LOC127060580 has translation MEDPDWELFTDGSSYVENGTRYAGYAVVTVHTIVEAKALPPGTSAQRAEIIGLTRALVLSTGTKVNIWTDSKYAFGVIHVHGALWKERGLLSSQGTSIKYKEEILALLEAVHRPKKVAVMHVRGHRKEEGKIYQGNDLADVTAQKVAREVWTQMALIPVKVSPVNAYLNQAPKYSIDDEKLAMLLNAQKNMTGWYVTTTGQVVVPAKIMKVILETEHNKCHWGAEMLVKFLRREIVSNQMLTLAKRVNAMCPVCLKNNPIVRKQIQLGKLQVGPEPGDYWQVDFSELPKAQNFKYMIVYVCTFSGWPEAYPCRTIRPRKWLGHCLKKSFPGSGYL, from the coding sequence ATGGAAGATCCAGACTGGGAACTGTTCACGGATGGATCAAGTTACGTGGAAAATGGTACCAGGTATGCAGGGTATGCCGTGGTAACTGTTCATACGATTGTAGAGGCAAAAGCTTTACCTCCTGGTACCTCAGCCCAGAGGGCAGAAATAATTGGGCTTACACGAGCCCTAGTCCTCAGTACTGGaacaaaagtaaatatttggaCTGACTCTAAATATGCCTTCGGGGTAATCCATGTACATGGGGCATTGTGGAAGGAGAGAGGACTACTCAGTTCACAGGGAACATCTATCAAGTACAAAGAAGAAATCTTAGCTTTGCTGGAAGCAGTACACAGACCGAAAAAGGTTGCGGTAATGCATGTGAGAGGACATcgaaaggaggaaggaaaaatttacCAAGGAAATGATTTGGCTGATGTGACAGCTCAAAAGGTGGCTCGAGAGGTATGGACTCAGATGGCATTAATACCAGTCAAGGTAAGCCCAGTAAATGCCTACCTAAACCAGGCACCTAAATATTCAATAGACGATGAGAAGTTGGCAATGTTATTGAATGCACAAAAGAACATGACTGGATGGTATGTAACAACAACAGGACAGGTCGTGGTACcagcaaaaataatgaaagtcaTTTTGGAAACAGAACATAACAAATGCCATTGGGGTGCAGAGATGCTCGTAAAATTCTTAAGGAGAGAAATAGTTTCAAACCAGATGTTAACACTTGCAAAACGGGTGAATGCAATGTGCCCAGtctgtttgaaaaataaccCAATTGTCAGGAAACAAATTCAACTAGGGAAACTGCAGGTAGGACCAGAACCGGGAGACTATTGGCAAGTAGATTTTTCTGAGTTaccaaaagcacaaaatttcaAGTACATGATAGTGTATGTCTGTACCTTTTCAGGATGGCCAGAAGCTTACCCCTGTAGGACAATCAGGCCAAGGAAGTGGTTAGGACACTGCTTAAAGAAATCATTCCCAGGTTCGGGGTACCTCTAG
- the LOC115483876 gene encoding uncharacterized protein LOC115483876, with protein MGWPLPSDPDDLHSNKGGGNRHLDPLHSSQENSNTMGDSDGLPDANDITRKAAFLIILLLVMMKLIPTQGFVVVTVSEPVVGIMEGMDVNLTCVITNDQKAEARDLRVFWKQGAGYPKASFTTIWDRDAQKGNTTLQLKQITGEDMEVYMCIVQIRRSFDYKKIKLRVVSWRLQEGTISQESVSVRPTSAIQDMWDGPPLKLNCPFTLTEACKQEVKVKWWKEQQQMWERIDQGVSWWKLWDKGIGWLNISDPEQGIDEGRYLCLVTCGIDADYGIRSSIARAHLGERIKATHGIFRAVQGLAVILVCKVEKDVQFIEYGWWFGGNNIRDKEGKYRKEKRSDQTIVLIIRDVQPEDEGYYWCWISKDSWWGHSRTIVSLTRGKPRRVREINITTQNEQKQENLIVGLIRDFGTVQNVSQITACLPLPQAAGEPIQWGVVPVPMPPTIQENITVMCQVENVEKEVVEIKEGYSPLWKYSSIWDCWEKGGRYKPKPGLYGGLRNYCWCFEKQEQQIKKKQLSREIRCQNMTQEQPLWDHWEAIWGPSLLEHYSYIGPVDWCLQWTGSKNQSHAEVSEINTSTREKVIAKENWNCTEVYTCDTPGDQISLVPVRVLLKWGCECRKYNHTIPGKPLMNGFYGRVSCRTTTLRSPGNLVWVMGHGQWTTHLPLDRPVTQVTLGVPTLCPLWKQSKLKASGTRKKREIDDLNVLGDEDQWHEPDSGVKFGWALQRDWH; from the coding sequence ATGGGATGGCCCCTACCAAGTGATCCTGACGACCTACACAGCAATAAAGGCGGCGGGAATCGACACCTGGATCCACTACACTCGAGTCAAGAAAATTCCAACACAATGGGAGACTCAGATGGTCTCCCCGACGCGAATGATATTACGCGCAAAGCCGCATTCTTAATCATTCTGTTACTGGTGATGATGAAATTAATACCCACTCAAGGTTTTGTGGTTGTCACTGTTTCAGAACCTGTTGTTGGAATCATGGAAGGGATGGATGTGAATTTGACCTGTGTTATTACCAATGACCAGAAAGCTGAAGCCCGAGATTTACGAGTATTCTGGAAACAAGGAGCTGGGTACCCCAAGGCAAGTTTTACTACTATTTGGGATAGGGATGCACAAAAAGGGAATACCACACTACAATTGAAGCAAATAACTGGAGAAGATATGGAGGTTTATATGTGTATAGTGCAAATTAGACGTAGTTTTGActataagaaaattaaattgaggGTGGTATCTTGGAGATTACAGGAAGGAACAATTTCTCAGGAATCAGTGTCAGTCAGGCCAACATCCGCTATTCAAGACATGTGGGACGGTCCTCCGTTAAAGCTTAATTGCCCATTCACTCTAACAGAAGCATGCAAACAAGAAGTGAAAGTTAAGTGGTggaaagaacaacaacaaatgTGGGAACGAATTGACCAGGGAGTGAGTTGGTGGAAATTATGGGACAAAGGAATTGGGTGGCTAAATATCTCAGATCCTGAACAAGGCATAGACGAAGGGCGGTATCTGTGCCTAGTTACATGTGGAATAGATGCAGACTATGGCATTCGATCATCAATAGCTAGGGCACATTTGGGGGAAAGGATCAAGGCAACACATGGAATTTTTCGAGCAGTGCAAGGCTTGGCAGTTATCTTAGTCTGTAAGGTAGAGAAAGATGTACAGTTTATCGAATATGGATGGTGGTTTGGGGGAAACAATATTCGGgacaaagaagggaaatatCGCAAGGAGAAACGATCAGATCAAACTATAGTCCTTATAATTAGGGACGTACAGCCGGAGGACGAGGGATATTATTGGTGCTGGATTAGCAAAGACTCCTGGTGGGGACATTCAAGAACGATAGTCTCACTAACTCGAGGGAAACCGAGAAGAgtaagagaaattaatattaCCACTCAAAATGAGCAAAAACAAGAGAATCTGATAGTGGGACTGATCAGAGATTTTGGTACAGTACAAAATGTCTCACAAATTACGGCATGCCTGCCACTCCCCCAGGCCGCTGGAGAGCCTATCCAGTGGGGAGTGGTTCCGGTCCCAATGCCCCCAACAATACAAGAGAACATTACGGTCATGTGTCAGGTAGAAAACGTAGAGAAAGAGGTAGTAGAAATAAAGGAAGGTTATTCCCCTTTGTGGAAATATTCGTCCATCTGGGATTGTTGGGAAAAAGGAGGCAGATACAAACCAAAACCTGGACTGTATGGAGGATTAAGAAATTATTGTTGGTGTTTTGagaaacaagaacaacaaattaagaaaaaacaattatcTCGAGAAATACGGTGTCAAAATATGACACAAGAACAACCCTTATGGGACCACTGGGAAGCTATATGGGGTCCAAGTTTACTGGAACACTATAGTTATATCGGGCCTGTGGATTGGTGTCTACAGTGGACAGGAAGTAAAAACCAATCACATGCAGAAGTATCAGAGATAAATACCTCTACTAGGGAGAAGGTGATAGCGAAAGAGAACTGGAACTGTACAGAAGTTTATACATGCGATACTCCAGGGGATCAAATTAGCCTAGTGCCAGTAAGGGTCCTTTTGAAATGGGGATGTGAATGTAGGAAATACAATCACACAATACCCGGCAAACCCCTTATGAACGGGTTTTATGGAAGGGTCTCCTGTAGGACGACTACACTCAGAAGTCCGGGAAATTTGGTATGGGTAATGGGACACGGACAATGGACTACTCATCTCCCTTTGGACAGACCAGTGACACAAGTAACATTAGGGGTGCCAACATTATGCCCTTTGTGGAAACAGTCTAAGTTAAAAGCATCAGGGActaggaaaaagagagaaattgatGATTTGAATGTGCTAGGAGATGAAGACCAGTGGCATGAACCAGACAGCGGAGTGAAATTtggatgggcactgcagagagaTTGGCATTAG